In the Phycisphaerales bacterium genome, one interval contains:
- a CDS encoding dockerin type I domain-containing protein, producing the protein MKRSRNILFASGIIGITTFTALADSNNIVASFDSLVLDKSSLLAKDLDGDCKISPNDLAIALAMRIDLNAERSTDLDGDDFYSGADVLLLIQKSMLTSINDVDGNGTVNGRDLVRLTSEFSSTNGQADVNGDQKVDARDLRPILENIGHTVVSDVELLSYAVFDRFMHYQEQKASGQLRIASCKDPVPTPWESYANRSAASSPGGSGASGNSAGISSEDSDTWPDNDHSIGVSRTYPPNTHHWWTSLWTTTHMWYSSGNWPGNHLYTLTINWQPTQVGSHGTLNSENEAWPSNHTFLVSKDWTPQVPVGHGLTHSGVPIHQTEVSERWPPNHDRIASNTWPPPEHASGPSGQTVHDNAVSGLWPPSHHYEESRLGIGPVIGDHTQLVSNSYAPHLKSISRKYPPNHGQLVSSTWNPGAHNGNISDNWPANHSSQASNYWPDIYPGIWPPNHNVEQSNSWGEPQPPGPGPFPPDHAWIPSANQVMDLLPDIPVIPDGP; encoded by the coding sequence ATGAAACGATCTCGGAACATCTTGTTCGCTAGTGGAATAATAGGCATCACAACCTTCACTGCACTGGCTGACTCCAATAATATTGTGGCCTCATTTGATTCATTGGTACTCGATAAATCTTCTCTTCTCGCAAAGGATCTCGACGGCGATTGTAAGATCTCACCTAATGACCTCGCCATCGCACTCGCGATGCGCATTGACCTTAATGCAGAGAGATCCACTGACCTTGATGGGGATGATTTCTATTCAGGTGCAGATGTCTTACTTTTGATTCAGAAGTCAATGCTTACGAGCATCAATGATGTTGATGGAAATGGAACTGTCAATGGACGCGACTTAGTGAGGCTGACTTCAGAATTCTCGAGCACCAATGGTCAGGCTGATGTTAATGGTGACCAAAAAGTTGACGCAAGAGATCTACGACCCATCCTTGAAAACATTGGGCATACCGTAGTATCAGATGTGGAGTTACTGTCCTATGCGGTCTTTGACCGCTTCATGCACTACCAAGAGCAAAAAGCTTCCGGCCAACTGAGGATTGCATCTTGCAAGGACCCCGTACCTACACCCTGGGAGAGCTATGCCAACAGAAGCGCTGCATCTTCTCCTGGTGGTTCTGGCGCATCAGGCAACTCCGCAGGTATCTCTTCTGAAGATAGCGATACTTGGCCAGACAACGATCACTCGATTGGAGTGAGTCGAACTTATCCGCCAAATACACACCATTGGTGGACCAGTTTGTGGACAACAACACACATGTGGTACTCAAGCGGAAACTGGCCAGGAAATCACCTATACACCTTGACGATTAACTGGCAACCGACGCAGGTGGGAAGCCATGGAACGTTGAATTCTGAAAACGAAGCATGGCCATCGAATCACACGTTCTTAGTTTCCAAAGACTGGACACCACAAGTTCCTGTCGGCCATGGACTGACCCATAGTGGTGTACCAATTCACCAAACAGAGGTCAGTGAACGCTGGCCACCTAATCATGACCGCATTGCAAGCAATACTTGGCCACCTCCTGAGCATGCCTCTGGTCCATCGGGTCAGACTGTTCATGACAACGCGGTCTCAGGCCTTTGGCCACCAAGCCACCATTACGAGGAATCTAGACTTGGCATCGGACCTGTGATAGGTGATCACACCCAACTTGTTTCTAATAGCTATGCCCCGCATTTGAAATCTATCAGCCGAAAATACCCGCCGAATCATGGCCAGTTAGTATCGAGCACGTGGAATCCTGGCGCCCACAATGGAAATATTAGTGATAACTGGCCCGCAAATCACTCATCACAAGCGTCAAACTACTGGCCAGATATTTATCCAGGCATTTGGCCACCCAACCATAACGTTGAACAATCAAATAGTTGGGGTGAACCACAGCCTCCTGGGCCAGGCCCCTTCCCGCCGGATCACGCATGGATACCAAGTGCCAATCAGGTTATGGATCTTCTTCCTGACATTCCTGTGATTCCCGATGGCCCCTGA
- a CDS encoding YdhR family protein, with protein sequence MHILVINFNLNGVSRPEYEAVCDEVAGDFAECSGLISKYWLANEETNTYGGVYVWKDEQSMLDYKKSELFDGIENHPAFANVTVTDFEVLASPTKITHGVGA encoded by the coding sequence ATGCATATATTAGTCATCAACTTCAATTTGAATGGTGTGAGTCGCCCCGAGTACGAAGCAGTTTGTGACGAAGTCGCGGGCGATTTTGCTGAATGTTCAGGTCTCATCTCTAAATACTGGCTTGCCAACGAAGAGACCAATACCTATGGCGGCGTGTACGTCTGGAAAGACGAGCAGTCAATGTTGGATTACAAGAAGTCAGAACTCTTTGATGGAATTGAGAATCACCCAGCTTTCGCCAACGTGACAGTGACCGACTTTGAGGTGTTGGCATCGCCTACAAAAATCACTCACGGCGTTGGGGCATGA